In the genome of Candidatus Electrothrix rattekaaiensis, the window AGAGAAGTTCTAGATTCCACAATACGCTGGTCAAGCAAGTTTTTCAGAATCTTGGTCGGATAGTTTAGAGCCGATGAAAAAAACTTATGTACCTGCCTTAACATTTCAGGAATTGTTTAATGTATTCGGTATACCATACTATGTGAAAATTGATGTTGAAGGACATGAACTTGATGTGTTTCGTGGTATGAAGACACAGGTGCCTCTTGTTTCCTTTGAATTTCATATGGACCAGAAGAGGGTGGAAGAAGCTTTGAAAATAATGAAGCAGTATAGAATGTTAGGTGATTTCACAGTAAATATTATTTTTGAGGGTGACAGAAGTCAATATTTCAAAGAAGCTATTTCATACACAGCTTTTGAAGAAAAATTTGAATCATTATGCGCTCAAAAAAATAAGCGAAGGAAAGCATATGGGCAATGCTTCATGCAGGCACTGCCAGCCAGCCCCCTGTGAAGATCACACAAATCTCATACACCGGTTTCGGTGGACTAGGTAGCGTAGCTTTCTCGCTAGTTGCTGCTGATAAATCGCAAGAGCATAGCTGGCAGGTAGCTTTCATCGGTGACCAAGAGCTGGATGCTTCCTATCCGGCTCGCTGTGAACAGTATAGCGTTGAGTATGCCGCATTTAGAACAAAGCCCGGTAGGCCGTATAGTGCTTGGATTGCCTTGGCCCGATGGCTCGGCAAAAAACGTCCTGAAGTAGTGATCTGTCACTCCAGCACATCCATTTTAGCCTGTAGATGGTATAGTTGGTTGCATCGAGCAAAGTTAATAGCGGTTGAACATACACCAAACCAAGTGAAAACCCGAAATGAGTGGGCGGCAAGTCGAATGTGCATGTTGCTGGCGGACAAGGTGGTGGTGCTGACCGAAGAATATCGAAATGAACTGCAAATGGCATATGGCAGATTGTTTCGAACCAAAAAGGTACTGGTTATACCTAACGGGATAGATACAGCGGTTTTTTACCCGAAGGCGACTCATGAAACCGGAAAAAAGACTAGAATTCGGCTTGGCATGGCGGCACGTTTTTTCTTCAGCAAGCGGCAGGATTTGTTGATTGCTGTTATGGAGAGACTGGCCGAGCTACATACTCAATTTTATTTTGAATTGGTGCTGGCGGGTGACGGTAGCGAGTTCGAGAGTGTAAAAAAACAGGCAGAAGCCAGTCCGGTTGCTTCTCAAGTTTCTTTCGAAGGACTGCTGAGTGAAAATGATATTGCTCCTTGGTTACGAGAGCTGGATATTTATGTTCATGCGACAGAGGGTGAAACTTTAAGTACCTCACTGTTGCAAGCTATGGCAACTGGCCTGCCGATTATAGCTTCGGATATTCCCGGTGTGAAAAATCTATTAGGTTCACCCGAGCAATATGGAATTTGTGTGCGGAATGAAGTTGAAACTTTCACACAGGCTGTTTTTAGACTGGTGAATGAACCTGATTTGGCCTCTGTCCTCGGTCGAAGTGCAAGGGAACGCGTTGTTATAACCTACAGTAGTACGGTTATGCTAAAACGTTACCTTGATATTATCTGTAGCGTCTGACGGTAAGAAGAATCATATATTGAAACGTTAATTCGCGTATGAAAAAAATAGCACCACTTCAGGATCTAAGAGGAATAGCAGTGTTATTAGTTGTGATGCTGCATGCACAGGCTATAACAGGATACGCTATTTTTCCCTATTCATTTGGTGCGATCGGGGTTGAAATCTTTTTTATAATTAGTGGCTTTATTATGGCCTCTATACATGGGCATGACAAAGGTGTTTCTGAATTTTTTCTTTTTTTGAAGAAAAGAGTAGCTCGAATATTTCCTCTATACTGGTTTATATTATTTTTTTTTATGTCAGCTATTCTATATGCGGGAAAAGGTGGCGACTATCACAGGAATAGTGGCAATATAATTTTAAACATATTTTTACTTAATGATCCAAGTTTATCTATCCACCCATATGCTTGGTCTTTAGTTTACGAGATGTTTTATTATTATATATTTTCAGTTTTTGTAATTTTATTTGGCCTCCCAGTAATCATTCCTGCATTATTACTAATTTTACTTCCAGTTATTTTTACTAGTAACTCTACTGACAGAGATATTATTTTTTTGTCTCATTACAATATATACTTTGGGATTGGTTTATTTTTTGGTTACTATTGGGAAAAAATTAAATTCAAGATCATACATAGTTTTATTCCGTTTTTCTTGTTTATATGCATGATACTATACTCATTTTACGGATCAAATGCGTTGTGTAGCCTCATTCTATGTATATTTTTTTTCATTTCATATGTAATGCGTGGTAAGTCTATAAAATATATAAATTATATAGGCACTGCAAGCTACTCTATATATTTATCGCATGCTCTGGTGATTCCGGTAGCAATATCCTGTGTACAAAGCAATCTTGCATATTATCCGCTCCTTGTGTTGCTTTGCTTGATATTCGGGGTAGTTACCCATGAGTATATTGAAAAATATCTCGTATTGTTTGCAGGAGATGCTTTAGGTGTTAGAAGGACTAGAAAGTGAAAAAAGTTATCCACTTAATACCCTATGACGGAATAGGCGGAGTGGAAACCGCTGCTCGCTCTATGGCTCATTATGACCAGAGTGAGATTAATTTTCAGATTAACTATATATTCAGTCTGTTGTGTACAAGTCGAAATAGGATTGCCCTGTTTAATCCTTTGCCTTTTTTAAAAGCAACTCGCCAGATTCTTATTGATCAACCCGATATCCTGATTGTATCCCTCTGGAGGTCGTGTATTGTTGGA includes:
- a CDS encoding FkbM family methyltransferase, which codes for MPQYAGQASFSESWSDSLEPMKKTYVPALTFQELFNVFGIPYYVKIDVEGHELDVFRGMKTQVPLVSFEFHMDQKRVEEALKIMKQYRMLGDFTVNIIFEGDRSQYFKEAISYTAFEEKFESLCAQKNKRRKAYGQCFMQALPASPL
- a CDS encoding glycosyltransferase family 4 protein, which codes for MKITQISYTGFGGLGSVAFSLVAADKSQEHSWQVAFIGDQELDASYPARCEQYSVEYAAFRTKPGRPYSAWIALARWLGKKRPEVVICHSSTSILACRWYSWLHRAKLIAVEHTPNQVKTRNEWAASRMCMLLADKVVVLTEEYRNELQMAYGRLFRTKKVLVIPNGIDTAVFYPKATHETGKKTRIRLGMAARFFFSKRQDLLIAVMERLAELHTQFYFELVLAGDGSEFESVKKQAEASPVASQVSFEGLLSENDIAPWLRELDIYVHATEGETLSTSLLQAMATGLPIIASDIPGVKNLLGSPEQYGICVRNEVETFTQAVFRLVNEPDLASVLGRSARERVVITYSSTVMLKRYLDIICSV
- a CDS encoding acyltransferase, whose product is MKKIAPLQDLRGIAVLLVVMLHAQAITGYAIFPYSFGAIGVEIFFIISGFIMASIHGHDKGVSEFFLFLKKRVARIFPLYWFILFFFMSAILYAGKGGDYHRNSGNIILNIFLLNDPSLSIHPYAWSLVYEMFYYYIFSVFVILFGLPVIIPALLLILLPVIFTSNSTDRDIIFLSHYNIYFGIGLFFGYYWEKIKFKIIHSFIPFFLFICMILYSFYGSNALCSLILCIFFFISYVMRGKSIKYINYIGTASYSIYLSHALVIPVAISCVQSNLAYYPLLVLLCLIFGVVTHEYIEKYLVLFAGDALGVRRTRK